In Kitasatospora sp. NA04385, a single genomic region encodes these proteins:
- a CDS encoding MbtH family protein — protein MATNPFEDDSASYYVLVNEENQHSLWPAFAEVPAGWTVVHGQESRESCLEYVNTHWTDMRPKSLVEAMGA, from the coding sequence ATGGCGACCAACCCGTTCGAGGACGACAGCGCCTCCTACTACGTCCTCGTCAACGAGGAGAACCAGCACTCGCTGTGGCCCGCCTTCGCCGAGGTCCCGGCGGGCTGGACCGTCGTGCACGGCCAGGAGAGCCGCGAGTCCTGCCTGGAGTACGTCAACACCCACTGGACGGACATGCGCCCCAAGAGCCTCGTCGAGGCGATGGGCGCCTGA
- a CDS encoding polyprenyl synthetase family protein, translating into MTALTAGPRPDSALVARLALADREFADRLRHGLAEAETRLREVAADVPDALIAEWSRYLIEAGGKRLRPLLVLLAAEFGPAGRAELADRARDAAALVELVHVASLHHDDVMDGARSRHGVPSAPARWGNRTAVALGNRLLVRAARLAAELGQEVSGLQGAAAERLVRGQLRELTGPAEGESPLTHHFEVIADKTASLISLALRTGATVAGAPAPAVRALAEYGEHLGTVFQLSDDLLDFEADPVESGKDPGTDLAVGVRTLPVLLALSEDGPRAAELRGLLEGGPLTDEADRRRAAELLRGSTAAARARELLHSYATDAREALSALPDRPARDALAALVGVVEHRAS; encoded by the coding sequence ATGACCGCGCTGACCGCCGGGCCCCGGCCGGACTCCGCCCTGGTGGCCCGGCTGGCCCTGGCCGACCGGGAGTTCGCCGACCGCCTCCGGCACGGTCTGGCCGAGGCCGAGACCCGGCTGCGCGAGGTCGCGGCGGACGTGCCCGACGCCCTGATCGCCGAGTGGTCGCGCTACCTGATCGAGGCCGGCGGCAAGCGGCTGCGCCCGCTGCTGGTGCTGCTCGCGGCCGAGTTCGGCCCGGCCGGCCGGGCCGAACTGGCCGACCGGGCCCGGGACGCCGCCGCGCTGGTGGAGCTGGTGCACGTGGCCTCGCTGCACCACGACGACGTGATGGACGGCGCCCGCAGCCGGCACGGCGTGCCGAGCGCCCCGGCCCGCTGGGGCAACCGGACGGCCGTCGCGCTGGGCAACCGGCTGCTGGTCCGGGCCGCCCGGCTCGCCGCGGAGCTCGGCCAGGAGGTGTCCGGCCTGCAGGGCGCCGCCGCCGAACGCCTGGTGCGCGGCCAGCTGCGGGAGCTGACCGGCCCGGCGGAGGGCGAGTCGCCGCTGACCCACCACTTCGAGGTGATCGCCGACAAGACGGCCTCGCTCATCTCGCTGGCCCTGCGGACGGGCGCCACCGTGGCGGGCGCCCCCGCCCCGGCCGTCCGGGCGCTGGCCGAGTACGGGGAGCACCTCGGCACCGTCTTCCAACTCTCCGACGACCTGCTGGACTTCGAGGCCGACCCGGTGGAGTCCGGCAAGGACCCCGGCACCGACCTCGCCGTCGGGGTGCGCACCCTGCCGGTGCTGCTGGCCCTCAGCGAGGACGGGCCGCGCGCGGCCGAACTGCGCGGCCTGCTGGAGGGCGGGCCGCTCACCGACGAGGCCGACCGCCGCCGGGCGGCGGAACTGCTGCGCGGCTCGACCGCGGCGGCGCGGGCCCGGGAACTGCTGCACTCGTACGCGACGGACGCCCGCGAGGCGCTGTCCGCCCTGCCCGACCGGCCGGCCCGGGACGCGCTGGCCGCGCTGGTGGGCGTGGTCGAGCACCGCGCGTCCTGA